A segment of the Terribacillus aidingensis genome:
ATCGTTTTCGTTCCTTCTCCTGTATAGCCGCTTTCCATACCGAAGATATTGAAAGTGGGCTCGCCAGTCATCTTCTGGTAGTAGGATGGACCGTCCATGGCCAGTTCGGGATAGCCGATTTTCTCACCTAAGGACTTTTTGTCATAAGGCAGCTTTGTGAGCAGCTGTTCCTCATAAGCAGTAAACGGGCGGATCGCATCATAGAAACCTTCAATTTTGACGTGACCGTCAGCATCACGCATGGTATGCATCAGTTCAATCAATTTCCAAGCAGGGTTGGGAACGATATTCCCGGTGTTGCCTGAATGATTATCACGATCTGCTCCTTTGGCATCGAATTGAATGGACAGCATCCCGCGTACCCCAAGCAGTACGAGCGGGGAAGAGCTGTTATGGGATGGACCATCAGAAGTGTAGACAAGATCCGCTTGCAGCAATTCCTTATGCTCTTCCACGAAGGCTGCTAGATTTGTACTACCTTTTTCTTCTTCTCCTTCAAAGACAAATTTAATATTGATGGGAAGCTCGCCGACTGTAGCCAAGTAGCTTTTGACACCGAACAGCTGGGCCATCAGCTGTCCCTTGTTATCGCCCACACCGCGGGCATAAATTTTGCCGTTGCGGATCTGGGGTTCGAATGGCGGGGAATCCCACGCATCGTAAGGTTCGGGTGGTTGAACATCGTAGTGGCCATAAATAAGCAAAGTGAAAGCTTCCGGATCCTTGATCAATTCTCCGTAGACGACAGGATGGCCGGCTGTAGGGATGATTCTGGTATGGATCCCGAGTTCCTCCATCATCCCTTTCAATAGTTCAGCGCATTCTTCGATTCCGTCATTCTGTGTACTGATGCTCCGCTGGCGCAGCAAGGTGAACAGCTGGTCCAAGAAGTCTTGTTTGTTTGTTTCTATATAATCTTTTAATGCAGATGCGTTCATATAATTCTCCTTTATTTCTTAGTTCAGAGTTCCGATCAAAACAGTGGCAATGAGGATTGAACAAGTTGTAACTGTCGTAAACCCACCCATAAGCATCGGCGTCACAATCTCGTTCATGATGGCTTCCCGTTCTTCTTCGGTGTCTCCGACTTCGCGGCTGATTTCTTCACAAAGGATGTAGTCCGCAGGGAATCCGAAAAGTGCTGTCAGTGCAACAGGCATGCCAAGATATTTACCTACTCCAAGCAGCTTGGAAGCTAATAATCCCCCAATCGTTACGCCAGTTGTACCGAGCACACAAATCAATAAGATTTCCGGAATATAGCTGGCCAATGCTGCTGGTGTCACATCATCCATGGAAGAAATAACGATGAAGATAACTGCAATCATAGCGATGCCGGTTGCGTTTGCTTTTTCCATCGTTTTTGCGGGATAGAAGCCGATATAGGCACCGATAACCCCGATGATCAGACAGAAGATGGTGTAGTTGACGCCTGTGACAGCTTCAAGGATAACAGCGATGCCACTTCCTAAATATAGCTGCAGGATGAAAATAAGGGATGTCTGGTACTTTTCCGGCAAAAGTAATTTGCGTTCGTTCTGTGCTTTGACTACTTTATTCGGCCGTTCTTCTGTCACTTCGCCTTTTTCCAAAGCTGCTCCGCTATGCAGGCGAGCCTGTACTTGCTGTTTCACAATGATTGCATGTCTTTTTAAGAAGAAGGAAGCAAGCGGGATACCGAATAGCTTATGAATGCTCAATACCAGTGCTGGGATGATAACAAGACTGGATAATCCTAATTCGGTCAGTTTTTCACTCGTAACAAGATATGCTACAATTCCGCCGAC
Coding sequences within it:
- a CDS encoding M20/M25/M40 family metallo-hydrolase; translation: MNASALKDYIETNKQDFLDQLFTLLRQRSISTQNDGIEECAELLKGMMEELGIHTRIIPTAGHPVVYGELIKDPEAFTLLIYGHYDVQPPEPYDAWDSPPFEPQIRNGKIYARGVGDNKGQLMAQLFGVKSYLATVGELPINIKFVFEGEEEKGSTNLAAFVEEHKELLQADLVYTSDGPSHNSSSPLVLLGVRGMLSIQFDAKGADRDNHSGNTGNIVPNPAWKLIELMHTMRDADGHVKIEGFYDAIRPFTAYEEQLLTKLPYDKKSLGEKIGYPELAMDGPSYYQKMTGEPTFNIFGMESGYTGEGTKTIIPSTARLKMDIRLVVDQDPNDIFEKIQKHVQTYAPDVEVTYLGSMQPSRTRAELPIVQKVISAVENAYQTDPLIQPSMGGSLPDYVWTGILGLPSIIVPYANFDQHNHSPNENLDVDYFLSGINCTAHVIHTLGTSK